In Streptomyces sp. NBC_01381, a genomic segment contains:
- a CDS encoding HAMP domain-containing sensor histidine kinase, with product MRWALVKVCLAVTTMVVVAFAVPLGLVIQEMARDRAFSNAERHAAGMGPTLSITTDRDQLMRAVATSEAGGEGRMAVYVPAIDKTPALEIGDGRADAAAVETTRKEGRARTATVEGGFALLQPTALSSGKIAVVEIFVPEGAVSNGVTTAWLVLAGVGIALVIGSVAVADRLGVRMVQPAKRLVGAAHDLGEGKLGARVPEEGPTELRLAAVAFNSMADQVVQLLANERELAADLSHRLRTPLTVLRLNAASLGDGAVAEQTRMAVEKLEREVDTIIRTARDAKPQTATVGPGAGCDASEVIQERMAFWSALAEDEGREVRVAGVDLPVWIPVARPELVAALDALLGNVFRHTREGAAFAVDVHSGEDAVIVLVSDAGGGIADPQAALTRGGGSGEDGSTGLGLDIVRQLAESTGGDVRIGRSVLGGTEVRIWIQLDGRRPVPGGRGHRGSVRRRRRATAG from the coding sequence GTGAGATGGGCCCTGGTCAAGGTCTGCCTGGCCGTCACGACGATGGTCGTGGTGGCCTTCGCGGTACCGCTCGGGCTCGTCATCCAGGAGATGGCGCGGGACCGGGCCTTCTCGAACGCTGAGCGGCACGCGGCCGGCATGGGCCCCACACTCTCCATCACCACCGACCGCGATCAGCTGATGCGGGCCGTCGCCACGTCCGAGGCGGGCGGCGAGGGGCGGATGGCCGTCTACGTACCGGCGATCGACAAGACGCCCGCCCTGGAGATCGGCGACGGGCGCGCGGACGCGGCGGCGGTGGAGACCACGCGCAAGGAGGGCCGGGCGCGGACGGCGACGGTCGAGGGCGGCTTCGCACTGCTCCAGCCGACGGCGCTCAGCTCCGGCAAGATCGCGGTCGTCGAGATCTTCGTGCCCGAGGGCGCGGTCAGCAACGGTGTCACCACGGCGTGGCTGGTGCTCGCGGGCGTCGGCATTGCGCTGGTCATCGGGTCCGTGGCGGTCGCGGACCGGCTCGGCGTACGCATGGTCCAGCCCGCCAAGCGCCTGGTGGGCGCCGCGCACGACCTCGGCGAGGGGAAGCTGGGGGCGAGGGTTCCGGAGGAGGGCCCGACCGAACTGCGCCTGGCGGCGGTGGCGTTCAACTCCATGGCCGATCAGGTCGTCCAACTCCTCGCGAACGAACGCGAGTTGGCGGCCGACCTCTCGCACCGCCTGCGTACTCCCCTGACGGTGCTGCGGCTCAACGCGGCCTCGCTGGGGGATGGTGCGGTGGCGGAACAGACCCGCATGGCGGTGGAGAAGCTGGAGCGCGAGGTCGACACGATCATCCGTACGGCGCGGGACGCGAAGCCGCAGACCGCCACGGTCGGGCCCGGCGCGGGCTGCGACGCCTCCGAAGTGATCCAGGAGCGGATGGCCTTCTGGTCGGCGCTCGCGGAGGACGAGGGGCGCGAGGTGCGGGTGGCGGGGGTGGACCTGCCGGTGTGGATCCCGGTGGCGCGCCCCGAACTGGTCGCCGCGCTCGACGCGTTGCTGGGCAATGTCTTCCGGCACACGCGGGAGGGGGCGGCGTTCGCGGTGGACGTGCACAGCGGCGAGGACGCGGTGATCGTCCTGGTCTCGGACGCGGGGGGCGGCATCGCCGATCCGCAGGCGGCCCTGACGCGGGGCGGCGGCTCCGGGGAGGACGGGTCGACGGGGCTCGGCCTGGACATCGTGCGGCAGTTGGCGGAGTCGACGGGCGGGGATGTCCGGATCGGCCGGTCCGTGCTTGGCGGCACCGAGGTCCGCATCTGGATCCAGCTGGACGGCCGCAGGCCCGTGCCCGGGGGGCGGGGGCACCGGGGTTCGGTACGCCGCCGAAGGCGGGCCACTGCGGGGTAG
- a CDS encoding GH1 family beta-glucosidase: protein MARENLRFPPGFLWGAATAAYQIEGAAREDGRTPSIWDTFSHTPGKVLGGDTGDVAVDHYHRWRDDVRLMADLGLTSYRFSVSWPRVQPTGRGPAVQRGLDFYRGLVDELLAHGIRPMVTLYHWDLPQELEDAFPSGSAAGGGWPERDTAYRFAEYAGIVGEALGDRVEMWSTLNEPWCSAFLGYGSGVHAPGRTDPVAALRAAHHLNLAHGLGAQALREQLPARARIGVSLNPSAVRPLTASAADMDARRRIDALANRVFTGPMLRGTYDDDLVADTARLTDWSFVQDDDLRITRHPLDFLGINYYSPAVVSAATEEDAAGPRKDGHGASEHSPWPGADEHVSFHRAPGELTAMDWPVDPTGLTDLLLEYTAQAPGVPLYVTENGAAYDDKPGEDGQVHDPDRVRYLHSHIAAVHHAILAGADVRGYFLWSLLDNFEWAYGYSKRFGAVHVDYETQARTPKSSAHWYARLAASGELPREYVAD from the coding sequence ATGGCACGTGAGAATCTGCGCTTTCCGCCCGGCTTTCTGTGGGGCGCCGCGACCGCCGCGTATCAGATCGAGGGGGCCGCGCGGGAGGACGGCCGCACCCCCTCCATCTGGGACACCTTCAGTCATACGCCGGGCAAGGTGCTCGGCGGGGACACCGGGGACGTCGCCGTCGACCACTACCACCGGTGGCGCGACGACGTACGCCTGATGGCGGACCTGGGCCTGACCTCGTACCGCTTCTCCGTCTCCTGGCCGCGGGTGCAGCCCACCGGGCGCGGGCCCGCCGTCCAGCGCGGGCTCGACTTCTATCGCGGACTCGTGGACGAACTGCTCGCCCACGGCATCCGGCCGATGGTGACCCTCTACCACTGGGACCTCCCGCAGGAGCTGGAGGACGCCTTCCCCAGCGGATCCGCGGCGGGCGGCGGCTGGCCGGAGCGCGACACCGCGTACCGCTTCGCCGAGTACGCCGGGATCGTGGGCGAGGCGCTCGGTGACCGCGTGGAGATGTGGTCGACGCTCAACGAGCCCTGGTGCAGCGCCTTCCTCGGCTACGGCTCGGGGGTGCACGCCCCGGGCCGCACCGACCCCGTGGCCGCCCTGCGCGCGGCTCACCATCTCAACCTCGCGCACGGTCTCGGCGCCCAGGCGCTGCGCGAGCAGCTGCCGGCCCGCGCCCGCATCGGCGTCAGTCTCAACCCGAGCGCGGTGCGCCCGCTCACCGCATCGGCCGCCGATATGGACGCGCGCCGCCGGATCGACGCGCTGGCCAACCGCGTCTTCACCGGGCCCATGCTCCGAGGAACGTACGACGACGATCTGGTCGCCGACACCGCACGCCTCACCGACTGGTCCTTCGTCCAGGACGACGATCTGCGCATCACCCGGCACCCCCTCGACTTTCTCGGCATCAACTACTACTCGCCCGCCGTCGTCTCGGCCGCCACCGAAGAAGACGCCGCCGGCCCGCGCAAGGACGGCCACGGGGCCAGCGAGCACTCCCCCTGGCCGGGCGCCGACGAGCATGTCTCCTTCCACCGGGCGCCCGGTGAACTCACCGCTATGGACTGGCCGGTGGATCCGACCGGCCTCACGGACCTTCTACTTGAGTACACCGCTCAAGCTCCCGGGGTTCCGCTTTACGTGACGGAAAACGGCGCCGCCTACGACGACAAGCCCGGCGAGGACGGCCAGGTCCACGACCCCGACCGGGTCCGCTATCTGCACTCCCACATCGCGGCCGTGCACCACGCGATCCTCGCGGGCGCGGACGTACGCGGCTACTTCCTCTGGTCGCTGCTCGACAACTTCGAATGGGCGTACGGCTACAGCAAGCGGTTCGGCGCGGTCCACGTCGACTACGAGACGCAGGCCCGCACCCCGAAGTCGAGCGCCCACTGGTACGCGAGGCTGGCCGCGAGCGGCGAGCTGCCACGGGAGTACGTCGCCGACTGA
- a CDS encoding carbohydrate ABC transporter permease, with translation MRSRKPGTPPEPDTKSAKKRGAGRHLHGGKLTYAVLIVFTIGSLFPLVWTAIAASRNNTRLAETPPPFWFGGNLFKNLEIAWTDANMGTALLNTLVVAGTITVGTVLFATLAGFAFAKLRFRFRNTLLLLVIGTMMVPPQLSVVPLFMVVADLGWTDQLQSVILPTLVSAFGVFFMRQYLKEALPTELIEAARVDGASSLRVIWHVVFPAARPAMAVLGMLTFVMAWNDFFWPIIALTQEGQPTVQVALAGLGRGQIPDQSVIMAGALLGTLPLLIAFVLFGKQIVGGIMQGAVKG, from the coding sequence ATGCGGTCCCGCAAGCCGGGTACGCCGCCGGAGCCGGACACGAAGAGCGCGAAGAAGCGGGGCGCAGGCCGCCATCTGCACGGCGGGAAGCTGACGTACGCCGTGCTGATCGTCTTCACCATCGGCTCGCTCTTCCCGCTGGTGTGGACCGCGATCGCCGCATCGCGCAACAACACCCGGCTCGCCGAGACTCCCCCTCCCTTCTGGTTCGGCGGCAATCTCTTCAAGAATCTGGAGATCGCCTGGACCGACGCCAATATGGGCACGGCCCTGCTCAACACCCTGGTGGTGGCCGGCACCATCACCGTCGGCACGGTGCTCTTCGCCACCCTCGCGGGCTTCGCCTTCGCCAAGCTCCGCTTCCGGTTCCGCAACACTCTGCTGCTCCTGGTGATCGGCACGATGATGGTGCCGCCCCAGCTCAGCGTCGTCCCCCTCTTCATGGTCGTGGCGGATCTCGGCTGGACCGACCAGCTGCAGTCCGTCATCCTGCCCACCCTGGTCAGCGCCTTCGGCGTGTTCTTCATGCGGCAGTACCTCAAGGAGGCGCTGCCCACCGAACTCATCGAGGCCGCACGGGTGGACGGGGCGAGCAGTCTGCGGGTGATCTGGCACGTGGTCTTCCCGGCCGCGCGCCCGGCGATGGCGGTCCTGGGCATGCTGACCTTCGTCATGGCCTGGAACGACTTCTTCTGGCCGATCATCGCCCTGACCCAGGAGGGCCAGCCCACCGTGCAGGTCGCCCTGGCCGGCCTGGGCCGCGGGCAGATCCCGGACCAGTCCGTGATCATGGCGGGCGCACTGCTCGGCACGCTGCCGCTGCTGATCGCCTTCGTGCTGTTCGGCAAGCAGATCGTGGGCGGGATCATGCAGGGCGCCGTCAAGGGCTAG
- a CDS encoding carbohydrate ABC transporter permease, whose translation MTSDAHAAAPSEREEGAAPRARAVALTDPADERRRERKRERRSRRYRWDVKWSPYALIAPFFLFFIAFGLFPLLYTGWASLHRVELGTPTDMEWVGLRNFSRLIDDEFFWNALRNTFTIGLISTVPQLLMALGLAHLLNYRLRGSMFFRVAILTPYATSVAAATLVFVLMFSRTDHGMINWALGLVGVDAVDWQNGDWTAQLAVSSIVIWRWTGYNALIYLAAMQAIPNDLYESAALDGASRWQQFLHVTIPSLRPTILFTCVVSTIGATQLFGEPLLFSQGASPTGGSDHQFQTLGLYLYEQGWFNQHLGRSSAIAWTMFLILVLIGLVNWAISRRIRKSA comes from the coding sequence ATGACCAGTGACGCACACGCCGCCGCGCCCTCCGAGCGGGAGGAGGGCGCGGCCCCCCGCGCACGGGCCGTCGCCCTGACCGACCCCGCCGACGAGCGCCGCAGGGAACGGAAGAGGGAACGCCGCAGCCGCCGCTACCGCTGGGACGTCAAATGGAGTCCCTACGCGCTGATCGCGCCGTTCTTCCTCTTCTTCATCGCCTTCGGGCTCTTTCCGCTGCTCTATACGGGGTGGGCCTCGCTGCACCGTGTGGAGCTGGGGACGCCCACCGACATGGAATGGGTGGGGCTGCGCAACTTCTCGCGCCTCATCGATGACGAGTTCTTCTGGAACGCGCTGCGCAACACCTTCACCATCGGCCTCATCTCGACCGTGCCGCAGCTGCTCATGGCACTGGGTCTCGCGCACCTCCTCAACTACCGCCTGCGCGGCTCGATGTTCTTCCGCGTCGCGATCCTCACCCCGTACGCCACATCGGTGGCCGCCGCGACGCTGGTCTTCGTCCTGATGTTCAGCCGCACCGACCACGGCATGATCAACTGGGCGCTCGGGCTCGTAGGGGTCGACGCGGTGGACTGGCAGAACGGTGACTGGACCGCGCAGTTGGCGGTCTCCTCCATCGTCATCTGGCGCTGGACCGGCTACAACGCGCTGATCTATCTCGCCGCGATGCAGGCCATCCCGAACGATCTGTACGAGTCGGCCGCGCTGGACGGCGCGAGCCGCTGGCAGCAGTTCCTGCACGTCACGATCCCTTCGCTGCGGCCGACGATCCTGTTCACCTGTGTCGTCTCGACGATCGGGGCGACCCAACTCTTCGGTGAGCCATTGTTGTTCAGCCAGGGCGCGAGCCCCACCGGCGGCTCCGACCACCAGTTCCAGACCCTTGGCCTCTATCTCTACGAGCAGGGCTGGTTCAACCAGCACCTGGGCCGTTCGTCGGCCATCGCCTGGACGATGTTCCTGATTCTCGTGCTGATCGGCCTCGTCAACTGGGCCATCAGCCGCCGGATCCGCAAGAGCGCGTGA
- a CDS encoding ABC transporter substrate-binding protein codes for MRFSPRTSRKAVVLAAVAALGAGLLAGCAEDKEEPGGSSGGGGGGGEGKTTLTVGVFGAFGLEEAGLYKEYEKLHPDIKIKQNSVQRNENYWPALLTHLSSGSGLSDIQAVEVGNIAELTGTHSDKLMDLGKVAGVDENDFLDWKWQQGTTDDGKTIGLGTDVGPTGICYRKDLFKKAGLPSDREDVAKLWAGDWNKYLDVGKQYQEKAPKGTSFVDGATGVMAAVHASGKEKFYDKDGELIYKDSATVKEGWDIAAQFAEAGLTSKLQQFQPSWDQAISNGAFATITCPPWMLGYIKDKAGDKGEDKWDVAASPRPGNWGGSFLAVPEAGKNKEEAAKLAAWLTEPKQLAKLFDERASFPSADAAYALPEVKDAKNPYFGNAPVGQIFSKAAEGVPVQPIGPKDGIISQYLADTGMLGIDQKGTAPDKAWDKAVKTIDNALDQ; via the coding sequence ATGCGCTTTTCACCTCGCACGTCCCGCAAGGCGGTGGTCCTCGCGGCCGTCGCCGCACTGGGCGCCGGGCTGCTTGCCGGCTGCGCCGAGGACAAGGAGGAGCCCGGCGGCTCCTCGGGCGGAGGCGGCGGAGGCGGCGAGGGCAAGACCACGCTGACCGTCGGAGTCTTCGGAGCTTTCGGTCTGGAGGAGGCCGGGCTCTACAAGGAGTACGAGAAACTCCACCCGGATATCAAGATCAAGCAGAACTCCGTGCAGCGCAACGAGAACTACTGGCCCGCGCTGCTCACCCACCTCAGCAGCGGCAGCGGCCTCTCCGACATCCAGGCCGTCGAGGTGGGCAACATCGCCGAGCTGACCGGGACCCACTCCGACAAGCTGATGGACCTCGGCAAGGTCGCCGGAGTGGACGAGAACGACTTCCTCGACTGGAAGTGGCAGCAGGGCACCACCGACGACGGCAAGACGATCGGCCTCGGCACCGACGTCGGACCGACCGGTATCTGCTACCGCAAGGACCTCTTCAAGAAGGCCGGCCTGCCCAGCGACCGCGAGGACGTGGCCAAGCTGTGGGCGGGTGACTGGAACAAGTACCTCGACGTCGGCAAGCAGTACCAGGAGAAGGCACCCAAGGGCACCTCCTTCGTGGACGGGGCGACCGGCGTGATGGCCGCCGTGCACGCCTCCGGCAAGGAGAAGTTCTACGACAAGGACGGGGAGCTGATCTACAAGGACAGCGCCACGGTGAAGGAGGGCTGGGACATCGCCGCCCAGTTCGCCGAGGCGGGCCTGACCAGCAAGCTCCAGCAGTTCCAGCCCAGTTGGGACCAGGCGATCTCCAACGGCGCCTTCGCCACCATCACTTGCCCGCCCTGGATGCTCGGCTACATCAAGGACAAGGCCGGCGACAAGGGCGAGGACAAGTGGGACGTCGCCGCCTCGCCCAGGCCCGGCAACTGGGGCGGCTCCTTCCTCGCCGTACCCGAAGCGGGCAAGAACAAGGAGGAGGCGGCCAAGCTCGCGGCCTGGCTGACCGAGCCCAAGCAGCTCGCCAAGCTCTTCGACGAGCGGGCCAGCTTCCCCAGCGCCGACGCCGCGTACGCCCTGCCCGAGGTGAAGGACGCCAAGAACCCCTACTTCGGCAACGCGCCCGTGGGCCAGATCTTCTCCAAGGCCGCCGAGGGCGTGCCGGTCCAGCCCATCGGCCCCAAGGACGGAATCATCTCCCAGTACCTGGCCGACACCGGAATGCTCGGCATCGACCAGAAGGGAACCGCCCCCGACAAGGCCTGGGACAAAGCCGTGAAGACGATCGACAACGCACTGGACCAGTGA
- a CDS encoding LacI family DNA-binding transcriptional regulator, which yields MGSRQPKSRSGGRPTLEEVAARAGVGRGTVSRVINGSPRVSEHTRAAVEEAVAELGYVPNTAARALAANRTDSIAVVVPEPESRFFAEPYFSDIIHGVGAALADTEMQLLLTFAGGDRERRRLAQYLAAHRVDGVLLVSVHADDPLPDLLEQLEIPAVISGRRSADETLASVDSDNFAGAREAVKHLLSRGRRTIATITGRLDVYGAQRRLDGYRDALTEAGTPPDEDLIAPADFTEEGGRRAMTELLDRRPDLDAVFAGSDVMAAGARQILRTAGRRIPEDVALVGFDDSAIARHMDPPLTSVRQPIAEMGRTMTDVLLAEISDRRPAASRRLDRPQIILPTELVPRASS from the coding sequence ATGGGGAGTCGTCAGCCCAAGAGCCGCAGCGGGGGACGTCCGACACTCGAAGAGGTGGCCGCGCGTGCCGGTGTCGGCCGCGGCACCGTGTCCCGCGTGATCAACGGCTCGCCGCGGGTCAGCGAGCACACCCGCGCCGCCGTCGAGGAGGCGGTGGCCGAGCTCGGCTACGTACCGAACACGGCGGCCCGCGCACTTGCCGCCAACCGCACGGACTCGATCGCGGTGGTCGTCCCCGAGCCGGAGTCGCGCTTCTTCGCCGAGCCCTACTTCTCCGACATCATCCACGGCGTGGGCGCGGCCCTCGCCGACACGGAGATGCAGCTCCTGCTGACCTTCGCGGGCGGCGACCGGGAACGCAGACGACTGGCCCAGTACTTGGCCGCGCACCGCGTGGACGGCGTACTCCTCGTCTCGGTCCACGCGGACGACCCGCTGCCGGACCTCCTGGAACAGCTGGAGATCCCGGCCGTGATCAGCGGCCGCAGGTCAGCCGACGAGACGCTCGCCTCGGTCGACTCCGACAACTTCGCCGGCGCCCGCGAGGCGGTGAAGCACCTCCTGTCCCGCGGCCGCCGCACCATCGCGACGATCACCGGCCGCCTCGACGTGTACGGCGCCCAGCGCCGCCTCGACGGCTACCGCGACGCCCTGACGGAGGCGGGCACGCCGCCCGACGAGGACCTGATCGCCCCCGCCGACTTCACCGAGGAGGGCGGCCGCCGCGCGATGACCGAGCTGCTTGACCGCAGGCCGGACCTGGACGCGGTCTTCGCAGGCTCGGACGTGATGGCGGCGGGCGCCCGCCAGATCCTGCGCACCGCCGGCCGCCGCATACCGGAGGACGTGGCCCTGGTCGGCTTCGACGACTCGGCGATCGCCCGCCACATGGACCCGCCCCTGACGAGCGTGCGCCAGCCGATCGCGGAGATGGGCCGCACGATGACGGACGTACTCCTCGCGGAGATATCGGACCGCCGCCCCGCAGCCTCCCGCCGTCTGGACCGCCCGCAGATCATCCTGCCCACGGAACTGGTGCCACGCGCCTCGTCCTGA
- a CDS encoding cupin domain-containing protein, with amino-acid sequence MIEVKAVEKPDERRDFPRGHLEAVHLTGLDFAVGTFEPGWRWSESVAPIAGTKSCEIHHNGYVVEGRMHIRMDDGGEAEVGPGDVFVVPPGHDAWVVGEEPAVVYDFAGGMAQEYAKAAEG; translated from the coding sequence ATGATCGAGGTCAAGGCGGTCGAGAAGCCGGACGAGCGGCGCGATTTCCCCCGCGGCCACCTCGAAGCCGTCCATCTCACAGGGCTCGACTTCGCCGTGGGTACTTTTGAGCCCGGCTGGCGCTGGTCCGAGTCCGTGGCGCCGATCGCGGGGACCAAGAGCTGCGAGATCCACCACAACGGCTATGTCGTCGAAGGGCGGATGCACATCCGCATGGACGACGGAGGCGAGGCCGAAGTCGGACCGGGCGACGTGTTCGTGGTCCCGCCCGGACATGACGCATGGGTCGTGGGTGAGGAGCCTGCCGTCGTGTACGACTTCGCGGGAGGCATGGCACAGGAGTACGCGAAGGCGGCGGAGGGATAG
- the orn gene encoding oligoribonuclease has product MNDRMVWIDCEMTGLSLTDDALIEVAALVTDSELNVLGEGVDIVIRPPDAALETMPEVVRKMHTTSGLLDELAGGTTLADAEEQVLAYVREHVKEPRKAPLCGNSVGTDRGFLLRDMQTLEEFLHYRIVDVSSIKELARRWYPRAYFNSPDKNGNHRALADIRESIAELRYYREAIFVPQPGPDSDTAKTIAAKHVLPAE; this is encoded by the coding sequence ATGAACGATCGCATGGTGTGGATCGACTGCGAGATGACCGGGCTCTCGCTGACGGATGACGCACTTATTGAGGTGGCCGCACTGGTCACCGACTCGGAACTGAACGTGCTCGGCGAAGGTGTGGACATCGTGATCCGCCCGCCGGACGCGGCGCTGGAGACCATGCCCGAGGTGGTGCGCAAAATGCACACCACCTCGGGGCTCCTCGACGAACTGGCCGGCGGCACCACGCTGGCCGACGCCGAGGAGCAGGTCCTGGCGTACGTACGTGAGCACGTCAAGGAGCCGCGCAAGGCTCCGCTCTGCGGGAACTCGGTCGGCACCGACCGGGGCTTCCTGCTGCGCGACATGCAGACGCTGGAGGAGTTTCTCCACTACCGCATCGTCGACGTCTCCTCGATCAAGGAACTCGCCCGGCGCTGGTACCCCCGGGCGTACTTCAACAGCCCGGACAAGAACGGCAACCACCGGGCACTCGCCGACATCCGCGAGTCCATCGCCGAGCTGCGCTACTACCGCGAGGCGATCTTCGTGCCCCAGCCCGGCCCGGACTCGGACACCGCGAAGACGATCGCGGCCAAGCACGTGCTGCCTGCGGAGTAG
- a CDS encoding GlxA family transcriptional regulator, with protein MSHDSTAVQEAAARKLSGRRRREIVAVLLFSGGPIFESSIPLSVFGIDRQDAGVPRYRLLVCAGEEGPLRTTGGLELTAPHGLEAIGRAGTVVVPAWRSITSPPPPEALDALRRAHEEGARIVGLCTGAFVLAAAGLLDGRPATTHWMYAPTLAKRYPSVHVDPRELFVDDGDVLTSAGTAAGIDLCLHIVRTDHGNEAAGALARRLVVPPRRAGGQERYLDRSLPEEIGADPLAEVVAWALEHLHEQFDVETLAARAYMSRRTFDRRFRSLTGSAPLQWLITQRVLQAQRLLETSDYSVDEVAGRCGFRSPVALRGHFRRQLGSSPAAYRAAYRARRPQGERSLEAAAAAASAQAVPAAVVESGPVPSQTRRTAAASALGPTASLSADPGKPSSDVYAPGRPPLPGQRSAP; from the coding sequence ATGAGCCACGACTCCACTGCCGTGCAAGAAGCCGCGGCTCGGAAACTCTCCGGGCGGCGCCGCCGGGAGATCGTCGCGGTGCTGTTGTTCAGCGGGGGCCCCATTTTCGAGAGCTCGATACCGCTCTCCGTGTTCGGCATCGACCGGCAGGACGCCGGGGTCCCGCGGTATCGGCTGCTGGTCTGCGCCGGTGAAGAGGGACCGCTGCGCACGACCGGCGGTCTCGAACTCACCGCACCGCATGGCCTGGAAGCGATCGGGCGGGCAGGCACCGTCGTCGTACCGGCCTGGCGGTCGATCACATCACCGCCGCCGCCGGAAGCGCTCGACGCGCTGCGCCGCGCGCACGAAGAGGGCGCGCGCATCGTGGGCCTGTGCACCGGTGCGTTCGTGCTCGCCGCGGCGGGACTGCTCGACGGCCGTCCGGCGACCACACACTGGATGTACGCGCCGACGCTGGCCAAGCGATATCCGTCCGTCCATGTGGACCCGCGGGAGCTGTTCGTCGACGACGGCGACGTCCTGACGAGCGCCGGCACCGCGGCGGGCATTGACCTCTGTCTGCACATCGTGCGCACGGACCACGGCAACGAGGCGGCGGGCGCGCTCGCCCGCAGGCTCGTCGTGCCACCGCGCAGGGCCGGCGGCCAGGAGCGCTATCTCGACAGGTCTTTACCAGAGGAGATCGGCGCCGACCCGCTCGCCGAGGTCGTCGCCTGGGCGCTGGAACATCTCCACGAGCAGTTCGACGTGGAGACGCTGGCCGCGCGCGCGTACATGAGCAGGCGCACCTTCGACCGCAGGTTCCGCTCGCTCACCGGGAGCGCTCCCCTGCAGTGGCTGATCACTCAGCGCGTACTGCAGGCGCAGCGGCTGCTCGAGACCTCCGACTACTCCGTCGACGAGGTCGCGGGCCGCTGCGGCTTCCGTTCGCCGGTGGCACTGCGGGGTCACTTCCGGCGCCAGCTGGGCTCGTCCCCCGCCGCCTACCGGGCCGCCTACCGCGCCCGCAGGCCGCAGGGCGAGCGGTCCCTGGAGGCTGCCGCGGCCGCGGCGAGCGCGCAGGCGGTGCCCGCCGCTGTCGTCGAGAGCGGTCCCGTACCGTCGCAGACACGCCGTACGGCGGCGGCGAGCGCCCTGGGACCGACGGCCTCGCTGTCGGCGGATCCGGGAAAGCCGAGCTCAGATGTGTACGCGCCAGGCCGTCCGCCTCTGCCCGGGCAGAGGAGTGCGCCGTAG